Within the Dermacentor silvarum isolate Dsil-2018 chromosome 8, BIME_Dsil_1.4, whole genome shotgun sequence genome, the region ttcagctgtcacagccctctttcagagtagaagtatgggcaaactgtggcttcacctgtgctaGTCAGAAACTGCGGGGACTGCCGCTCCAgcatttttaggagcgaagctccttatagcggcacccgttccgtccccgtcgtcgtagtagtagtgtgtaaccagtctgagaaaaatgagaaaaaaaattccgaagttgtgtccgtagcgcggaatcgaaccagggacccctcgcttccgagcgcgcggcgttagcccactacgccacgaagcgcacatagacacacgcaccacgatggcaataaatacccaacattaacgaaaggccgcgtttctagcgcgtttctaacgcgtttgtgctagcgcgttacggcccgtgtaagaagctgtggcctctagctccgccttaccttcaacgcgtttcgaacgcgctgcccaaggcggtggcaagtcaagctcaagtcgaggagcgtttatgaatacggggggtatactctctcagcagtcatgtgatggcgtcggcaaacgcggtgcacgttccggcatgtgtaaatggctgcgaaagacgctgtggccgctcccccttactagagagtactgcacgtttctaacgcgtttgtgctagcgtccccttaagcgggagatccgatgattccctccggagcttcgcccactcatcatcattcaccccgtggatatgctgtgattttttttttttttagatgcggaccatcttatagcggcggcctgtcccgcggcgtcgttggcgtcggcgtccgtccgcacctctcctcattctctccacgccagctgtgcgataacgcctctctccccctctccacgccatctgttcgataacgcgcttctccctccgtgtcttcatccgccacctgtgcgatagcgcgcgcatacgcgcctctctctctcctcctcctctccgcgccagctgcttatataaacccggtgctgcgccgctgcctcagttgctgcttcggtttagtcacgctgcgccgtccgatgcgctgaatggacgccaacgaatctgtcaacgaactgtctggcacatcgtcaaacagcagcagccagttcattaacagaaccgcgagcacttCTGacgacaaggctgcgcagagaagagctcgcgacgcagaacgtaaacgtcggcgacgcgcagcggatccagattcagttcgccaacgcgaagccgcttcgaaacgtcaacgtcgagcagcggatcctgagcttcgagaacgggaagccgcgatGGTTCGTGAACgccgagcagcagaacctgaggttcgggaccgtgaagttcaacgtaaacgtacgaagcgagcggcggaacccgaccttcgagaacgtgaagccgcgttggttcgtgaacgtcgagcagcggatcctgagcttcggcaacgtgaagcagcgtcggttcgagaacgtcgagcagcagcacggcgttcacgcgatgtgatggtgaccaacgcaagttaacacgtaataaaaacgtaataacaccaagttaacaacgttaataacaacgtaattaacgccgttataacgaccgcgatgctccgtatcagcccatggttcccctcgggaagatggtgtaattttttaaatCCTCCTTGGTTCCAACAGCAGCCTCTAAAAAGTAAGGGTCCCTCCTCcggcaacgctgagaagtgagagcgatgccgatagcccacctcgcattgtgaaagccgcccatcatTCTgttttcacaggagtgagtgcaactgtggttcACCACCTGCGTTTTGACCTtctcaaccacttttgaaaatgaAAAGCTGGCACAATAAGTTTGCGTTATCGTACGGACCTTTCTTATACTTGTATCGCGTTTTTCCTcaagtacacgcctacgccaTGGCTGGCTGGCTGGGCCCCGCCGTcgctattctgtcgatagacgagccaagccaactcatcgaaaacgaaggcgaaggcagcgccacttttctgctcGCTACAAACGAAGGCCTATCTGCACATTGTGAGTTAGAAAAAAAACTTATAACAGAAAAAAgtgtactgcatttcaatactaataaataGACCAAGAACCGCGTACACTAATATAAAGTCACGTGATAGACCTcatatgcatcttcatgtttttgccgggTGGTACGCCAAAGGACATTTTCCGCGAtctttagtgaagaattaaaacaATTTAAATTCACATTTAATGACAAAAAGATGGCTTGTTTTAACCAGCACGATAGGCAATCTTTCCATCAGAGGGGCTCATCTCGATTTATGTTCTGAGCGGTTACCTGTACCTTTAATGTACCCTTTAATGTAATCTTGTATAACAGTCGCCATAACACACAGGCTTCGTAATGGGCCAAACAGTTTTGTTCTCACTATATATAATGCACATCATGCTTGTGAAAAATTGTGCAGTGCTCTGTGCATGCTGAAAGCATGAAGTAAGCAATCCTGAGCTACGCAGAGACACACAACTTCGCTTGCAGTCCTGCATTTCGTGTGTCAGATGAATGTTACATTATGACAAAAGCATACCAGTAAATGCATTTCACAGATGTGAAAACTTTCTATGCTTGTTaacagtgttgtacggaacggcgttcttGGAACTAGTTCATTttgggaggaacgccaccgttccattaaggggaggtggaactgtaacggtaactcgttacgtttacgaaggaacggcagagggaacggcgttccttctgtaaatgttccacggcattgaacagacgcacccacgtacgcagcacatcatgcagggcggatgggcgaccgcgtgaggtgCAAAGAACTActgcttgcctgtcacgtgattacggtgcatttttttgtgaattatccgctatatttttttatgactaggcttcaagattgtcacgtgacgctccctcctgtagaccATAAACATAAAGATAGAGTTGGCTGCGCtgaccaaaccagccagcgcagatgttttcacctcgtccgcgcccgaagatttcttctggttcgggcaccaaacccttccagccgaggaacaGGATGAACTGTCGCGGTAACTGCTGATACCAGTTGAGTGCACCGcaaacttttcctcaagtacagcacggcagtaccctcaagagCTTCAGTGGAACGgttcttcaacattgccaacgaagtgcttaCGAAGAACAGGGTTCGTCTGTCGgccaccaacatcgagatgcaactcttgctgagttcaaagaAGGGTCTAAACGTCTATGTATTGTTCATTTCGATGctgtttcttgtgcaagaaatttaattattttcatgcatgtgagtaactttctatttgcacatccgaagcgcagtatcctgattgcgcatttgaagaccgaagtagaaggtgccatatgtgttgcacttgtaacagacgagcaccaaagttgcagttagacatgtctgtagtatgtgcggtgctccctgaacaaattcttctaggagcgtttctttggattctttttatcacCAGATAATATGCTGTCGGCGATGTTGAAATTTgaataatatacgtagttcgaggcgagttttaaattgctcactttatttcgcctcgggatccgacactatatttcaattttaaaaaaaatctaatgtaacgttaatgtagcGACACGTTCCAaggttcgaagtgtaactggaacgtgTTCCCTTCGCATTAAAGAACtagtaacgggaactcgtttcaatattgggaaggaacgagctttcgttcctgtttttgaggaacgtgtacaacactgcttgtTAATGACCGTGACATATAaaaataagatttttttttcaaaatttctgTGCTTTTTTGGCCAATAATATCCTTAGTCGAGATAATGCACCAAAAAGACCGCAACTGTGATCTCTAAACTACACGTGCAAAGGGTCAGTCTGTTAACACCAGGTGGATCACATGAAATTTTAGTTTTTCTGGCTTGAAGATTTGCACATATCAATGTTGCAATGAGACATAATTACCAGGAAGCACATCAAGACGCACATTGTAATATTGAGAACATGGTAACTATAAGAACTGTACCACTTCACCATATGAAATTGGGCTACAGTTTTATGTAAAGTGCATGCTGTAATGCTCCATGTATTTCTGTAGGGCGTAGGACCCTCCATGAGCAGCATATTGCAGGTTTATTCGATTGAATCGTGTTTCTCCACTTATTCTCGGTGCACTGCACCTAGGCCCCCACTTCTCCCATCACGGCTGTGTTCGGAGGTATACAGTGACGCACACTGCACCCTGTTGTCGATAGCGCTGGGTGCAAGGTAAGGTACCGCAACGATACAATGCAGCCTTGAACCTCGCAGCAAGTGGGTGCAGTCTGGCGCACCACAACCTGCATCTTTTCGTGTGTGGTGGGGTGAACCTTTCTTGCATTGGAACAAACCTTACTTAAAAGGATGGTCCATTGACAAGGCCCAGAACGAATGTCGCGTGTCCTCCTTGACTGAAAGATCCGCATCGCTGAATTACACTGCTTAATGGTGTGAGTGCATGACTATAGTGGAGGAAGTAAGTGCAATGGCTGTACTTGTAGATGCACAAGTGCAAAGAGACCCGCTTCGCTGAATAATACCCAACCGAGTCTTCTGATCACTAATACTGCTCAATGGTGCCGCCGGTGCTTCCGATGGCTCCGGTGCGACGAACGACAATCGGAAAGGCTGTACTCAGATCGACGATAGGCATGGCTGGATGAGTTCATGTACTTCAAGTCTCTTGCATACTCCTGCCTTGAAGAATGCCTTGTATACTGAAAAGTACAAAAGGGAGACATTATCGGTCCCTATGTCCTGTTGTGTGACCCTTGCAAGTTTGAGCATATGTGCCAACAGCCAGAACACACTTTGACATTGTTATCGTGAGGTTATGATAAGTGGAAGACAAATTTGTCCCCCAGAGATCTTGACAAGATCTAGAAGACAGAACTGCAAGACTGCAATGACTCTACCCACCTTGCTCCCAGTCGCAGAAAAGAGTTTGATCACTCGGTACAAAAGAGGGTGGCATACTCATTTTATCAGTCAGTGTAGGCTAGATTCATTGATCACTTCTCATGCGACAGACAGGCATTTTGTTTATACTAAATGAAGCAGCTTCATATGCCAAAAAATAACGAGTAAAATATAAAGAACTGGAACACATTCAAATGCTCCTGTTGTTGTCCCCAGTGTGCTTCCCTCCTTTTGGATACGGCGCCGCACTGTAGCGTACCATATTTCCCGCTAATTGATTGCAAGAAACTAAGGTGGGAACAATCAGCCAAGGCTTGCTAATTGCTGATCACCGAAGAAACCGGATTTTTTACATAGCATTAAACCTGGCAACTCTTGCAGTTGTCTCGTGAAAAGGAAGTGCTTGAATCTTTGATCAGGTCATGAAATCTGCGATGTCGCACAGTGACAAACAGTGACAGCTCTCCGAAAGAGTAATGTATAACATTTGCTAGCTATATAGAACCATATCCTGCTGGCAAATTTTGGAGAATGCTTAGATGAGCTGCAGTTGATTCACGTTTACAGGCCACTGACTTAGCATTGTAGAATGGTACACCATGCGCATAtggcatgcgaaaaaaagtaaaGTTGTGGCTGTGTGCTGTACTCGCGAAATATTGCATGATAGGGAAACATCAAAGTCTAACACCCCATATGTGAGTGCCATATAATGTCGCTACGAAACGGTCACTAAAGGTGGTACGAACTCTGATTTAAGTGTACGAGCCAAAATTAGGCCGGTGTCACACGAACTGGAGACGGTGCAAACGAAAGTGCGAACATTAGTTAGTCTGACATAGAGACGTTTCATTACTTCGGTATAGCTCATGTCCTTAAGTTAGAGTGATAATGAAGCGCACACTTTCTCTTCGATTGAGAAACGCAGCAATAATGTAGCAAGCAATGTGCTCTTCTCTGACGTGGATGTTCACAGCGAATCTATTATGGCCACATTTATTACAAGCTACCTGTCAGGCACAGTCGGCTGGCATACATGTCGGCTCAGCTTTAGACTTCGGAATGTTCTGCCTCCTGACAGGATCTAGTCTCAACTGCCTCCTCGCAAGATATTAAGGTGCCACTACAGGGTTAGGCATAGACGACTGCATGGACATGTAAATGAATGAAGCTGTCACTGATAACTCAGCAAAATGTATTCATGCAGCCTTTTTATGTGTTCAGTGCAGCAAGGTATTGAAACTTGTCGAACAAAAAAATATTCCTTCATAACCgctacaagccaccgaagaaacgtgggaggaaATGTTAATGGCACAGAGCCTGGATGATCAGCGAAGGCTGGTGGACTGGGCTTGGGCCGCGgaattagccaacggctttcaggactgagagagccgcccacctagggcgaagaaagaacactttctcgctgtttcgcacaataaacgttcattccgcCTCCTTCTCCTAGGCTAATGCATATATACGagggtaaataaaaaaaaaaagtaaagacgATTTTCCCGTAACATCTCTATTTCCACAAGAAAACAAGAACTCCACATCACTCTGCAGATATGCCCCCTGCACCAAAATTCAATTTTGATATCGTGCAATTAGCTTTTGTATCCCATTTCTGAAGGTAGTTTCTCACGAAACCACATTCGCATCCCTTGCTGGGCCTCGTCATCTGACTAGAAGCGACAACCATGCCGCGTCTCTTTCAAAGGGTATATGTGGTAATCCGAAGGCGCCAGATCAGTGGTGTACGGAGGATGGGAAAGTGCTAACAGTGGATGGTGGGTGTCCACCCTTTTGACTGCCCGCAAAGACAGAATACGCGCTACAGCATGTTGTTCGTCAATGGTGCAATCGAGGAGTGGTGCTCCATGAGACTCGACTGAATGAGGCAGTGGATAGTGGATATTTCTACTTCCACGTCACTCCGAGCATACACGTGGTGACGTCAGAAACACATGCACGTCTTCGTTTATTCCCGCGAAAACACAAAATTgccttttgtttttcatttacacTCGTACTACATATATCGCACAAAGAGGGTTTAACAAGTACAGTTGGATTTACAGTCGATCTGAACGCAGGGCATACCTCTCGTTTAGGCGATGGATGTCTTGTGCAACACTTGTCGACTGGGCTGTTACCACATGCACTGTGGCTATGGAGCGGTGTGCACAATCGGGTATTGCAGCTAGGAGGGTTCACGCTGAATATAAAATTCCCATTGCTGACACTGATGTTGACAATGGCTGTGTTCACAGTGGTGGACACCTGTTATGGAGGAAACATGCTTCGAGCAACTCAAAATGGGGCAATGCACTTTTTTGGTCAGTACTCTGCGACCTGGGATGACAAGCAATTATTGCCCAGTTGTTCACGGCTCTAGCAGTGGCCCTAAATGCCTAGCCCGTGAGAACGTTGCACAACTAAATCAAAACTTGGTCTTCCTCTTGTGACAATGAAACAAAAAGCACCCTTTTATAAAACAAAAGTTAGGAAATTATGTAGTATATTCTGTACAATCATTACGATTAGTTTTTTTTATCAGGAGCAGTGCCCTTATACAGACCAGAATTTCCCGCGGCTACAGGCGGCCGCCATGTTCTTGCCATGATAATGGTGAGGGGTGCTGTTGGAATTATTactgaaaagggggggggggggtagttgcAAAAAAATGAAGCCCTTCGATTGGGTCTCCCAATTGTTCTTGCTTACTGTATAGCGAGACTCGACTCTGACAGTCTTGATACCTTCCTAATGTTCTCTAAATTACGTATTGTCGCGGCTGAAGATGTCCCACATCCATGACCATGAGCGGTACCGGTTAGCACTCCCATGGCTAGCcttagtacacacagcacttaCCCAAGAGAGTGAATGGGCGAATTGCCCCCACCATAGTTCAACTGCTAGAGCATTGTAGACATCATGCAGAGGTTGCTGGTCCAGCTCCCAACAGCAAGCTGTCTTTTactgcactttcatttcccttttccttcTATTGTAAATTTGAATTAAGAAACCGTCAATTTATCCTATTTATTTTtgggcttcattgtctgttgacttaatgtggttttttttttgctaaaaaaAGTCAAGCTCATCAAGATAATTTGATTCTTCTTTCTTTACAAGTGAGGGGCGTTTTGTGAAAGGCAAGGGCCTTTTGTGAGGCAGGGCATAGAAGGTTTTAAATGAAAGTACAGATATAGCGAGAAAATTGTACTGAGTATAGGCTAGTAAATTATCAGAAAGTGGAAACACACAGTGCTAAATTTGACAAAAATGGTGTAAAAGAAGCAAGTACCTGGCTGAACGCTTGAGAATAGTGCCATCTTGCTTTAGGCTCTCCGGAAGAGTTGAGGGCGATGCCAGCTGCCCAATAAAGAATAGAATTGTGCCACTGGTGAAAAAATGTGTCTATgtcattattttcttttcttgtcaTTTTTATCCATCGCCTTTAATAATGGAGATACGATAGTTAAATATATATGCACGCTTCACTTTTAAAACGGCAGGCAGCTGAATCGCCAACTTTAAAGAGACAGACAACCACTCAGAACATGAATCGAGATACTccgctgatggaaagattgcCTATCGTACTGGTTGAAacgagccatgtttttctcatcaAACGTGagtttatatttttaattcttcactaaatgTCGCCAAAAATGATCTTTGGTGCCCCAAGTGGCAAAAACTTGAAGATgcataagaggtctaccacgtgaccctCTATTAGTGTACGCAGTTCCTGGTATTTTTATAAGTATTAAAATCCAGTACACTTTTTTCCGTTATAAGCTTTTCTAACTCACAATGTGCAGATAGGCCTTCGTTTGTAGCgagcagaaaagtggcgctgccttcgccttcgttttcaatgagttggcttggctcgtctatcgattGAATGgcgacgacgggggccagccagccatggcgTAGGTGTGTACTTGGGGAAAACCGCGGTACAAATATAATAAAGGCCTGTACGATAACGCAAACTTATTGtgccagctttttattttcaaagtggttgaaaaaaaaaatcaaaatgcaggtggttaaccacagttgcactgaCTCCTGTGAAAGCAGTACGATGGGCGCCGTTCACAATTTGTGAggtgggctatcggcatcgctctcatttctcagcgttgctggaggagggtctCTTGCTTTTTTAGAAGATGAGCTCGAAAAATTcagcttacaaaatatccacgcgcttTATAaggtaaccgctgcaggtgtaaacactaccgagggtgagtgtttcgttgcgccataaaaaactaggTCCTTAAAGCATGCATCCAGTACCCTAGTAATGATGCGTATACATCATTACTGAACTATGACCTACTTGCGCTATATTTATGGCTACCACATTATGCAATTGCACTGGCACACCAGAAAGCCGAGTCAGCTAGTAGGCAAGCAACGTTGCAGTGTACTTATAATGTTTATTGGTTTAACAATGAATGTTTATATGTACTACACTGTGCAAAATCAAACTGTAGGCTATTACGATACAAATGAAACATCATTGGAAATTAAGCTATACTGTTTACTGCTAATAAACGTATTCCTGTTGCCTTGTAGGATGAAAAAAAGAATGCTGGGATGGGGCAGTTAAAGTGTATACACTGCAAA harbors:
- the LOC119462154 gene encoding uncharacterized protein LOC119462154 isoform X1 is translated as MREGSWSEANRKMHGTVVRCEKVKQEPVPLDTEIRHPAGIALNSSGEPKARWHYSQAFSQVSTTVNTAIVNISVSNGNFIFSVNPPSCNTRLCTPLHSHSACGNSPVDKCCTRHPSPKREYTRHSSRQEYARDLKYMNSSSHAYRRSEYSLSDCRSSHRSHRKHRRHH
- the LOC119462154 gene encoding uncharacterized protein LOC119462154 isoform X2, with the protein product MREGSWSEANRKMHGTVVRCEKVKQEPVPLDTEIRHPAGIALNSSGEPKARWHYSQAFSQYTRHSSRQEYARDLKYMNSSSHAYRRSEYSLSDCRSSHRSHRKHRRHH